The segment ACCACTCATGCCATAACCTGCTACCTCTGCAATGATTTTGGCTCCTCGGGCCTGTGCGTGTTCCAAGGTCTCCAAAATCAAGATCCCGGAACCTTCTCCCATCACAAAACCATCCCGTTCTGCATCAAAGGGCCGACTGGCCTGCCCCGGTTCATCATTTCGGGTGGACATGGCTTTGTTGGCACAAAAACCGGCAAAGGCCATCGGTGTCACAGTAGCTTCCGTCCCACCGGCGATCATCACATCCGCGTCTCCCCGTTGCAATATCTTAGTGGCATCCCCAATGGAGTGGGTTCCTGTCGCACAGGCAGAAATAGCCGCACTGTTGGGTCCCTTGGCCCCGGTGGAAATGGAAACTTGTCCAGCAGCCATATTGGCAATCATCATCGGGATAAAGAAGGGACTTACACGACTTGGGCCCCGCTCCAGATAAATTTTGTGTTGTTCTTCCCAGGTCTTTAAGCCGCCAATTCCGGACCCGACATACACACCCACTCGGCTCGGGTCCATCTTCCCGATATCTATCCCCGCATCATTTAAAGCCATTTGGGATGCGGCCACAGCAAACTGCACAAACCGATCCATACGCCGAGATTCTTTACGTTCCATATAGTTAAACGGATTAAAATCTTTGACCTCCGCTGCAATCCGAGTTGGAAAATCACTGGCGTCAAACTGGGTGACAGGACCAACCCCGGATTGCCCCTGAAGGATGTTGTCCCAAAATGTCGGTATATCATTTCCGATAGGTGAGAGAATCCCCATACCGGTAATTACAACCCGCTTCGTCACTTTCATTCACCGCCTTTTTCACAATAAAAATGGGAGGAATCCTGTAAAGAGTGGAAAGTCCCGTCGCTGAACGGGACTTCGACTGTTTTTAAGACTGGGATTCGATAT is part of the Kroppenstedtia pulmonis genome and harbors:
- the fabF gene encoding beta-ketoacyl-ACP synthase II, with the translated sequence MTKRVVITGMGILSPIGNDIPTFWDNILQGQSGVGPVTQFDASDFPTRIAAEVKDFNPFNYMERKESRRMDRFVQFAVAASQMALNDAGIDIGKMDPSRVGVYVGSGIGGLKTWEEQHKIYLERGPSRVSPFFIPMMIANMAAGQVSISTGAKGPNSAAISACATGTHSIGDATKILQRGDADVMIAGGTEATVTPMAFAGFCANKAMSTRNDEPGQASRPFDAERDGFVMGEGSGILILETLEHAQARGAKIIAEVAGYGMSGDAYHLTSPSPDGEGPAQAMARALKDSGLQREDIGYINAHGTSTPLNDKIETMAIKNVFGDHAKQLAVSSTKSMVGHLLGASGGVEAIALALALRDQVLPPTINYENPDPDCDLDYVPNEARKVSGLRAALSNSFGFGGHNASIVFKAYDDPE